The Kineosporia sp. NBRC 101731 genome has a window encoding:
- a CDS encoding FHA domain-containing protein has translation MSIDHSTTTVLPGDGIVHRGPGLALVIDAAPHPRTAELLLACSSTAGDPTGRATVLAVATMISRHRLPAFGLGLDTDRGLVVLLHDAVEAEIRTVVEGSVMLRGTDSLAWVERCFEGTVLGLRLWTRSASTVHPGTGPDAAEEGIALDLSRGTLHGAGLLIGAPESDDPDPAGTSITAERPVPGAPTIRPDRSYGSALPPTPHRGQPMNDQPVPPQPQRTPGGGVAIPRPFVPPIEGVLCARGHFTDPQATYCAICGISMQQVSRQITRRPRPPLGVLVLDDGTSVTIDGDLIIGRDPASHPAVTAGHARPLFLNDDVDGVSRVHARITLVDWSVCLTDEDSANGTYLGPAHGAGRTVRGEEPVELTSGTVVRIGRRTLTFDAYHSAGE, from the coding sequence ATGTCCATCGACCACAGCACCACGACCGTCCTCCCCGGTGACGGGATCGTGCACCGCGGGCCGGGTCTGGCCCTCGTCATCGACGCCGCCCCCCATCCCCGCACCGCCGAACTCCTGCTGGCCTGCTCCTCCACGGCGGGCGACCCCACCGGCCGGGCGACGGTTCTTGCCGTCGCCACGATGATCAGCCGGCACCGGCTGCCGGCCTTCGGGCTCGGCCTGGACACCGATCGCGGCCTGGTCGTGCTGCTGCACGACGCGGTGGAGGCCGAGATCCGCACCGTGGTCGAGGGTTCCGTGATGCTGCGCGGCACCGATTCACTCGCCTGGGTGGAGCGGTGCTTCGAGGGCACGGTGCTGGGTCTGCGTCTGTGGACGAGGAGCGCCTCCACCGTCCACCCCGGGACAGGACCTGATGCGGCGGAGGAGGGGATCGCCCTCGACCTGTCCCGGGGTACCCTCCACGGCGCCGGGCTGCTGATCGGGGCGCCCGAGAGCGACGATCCCGACCCGGCCGGCACCTCGATCACCGCCGAGCGCCCGGTCCCGGGAGCGCCGACGATCCGGCCCGACCGCAGCTACGGATCGGCTCTGCCACCCACCCCGCACCGGGGACAACCGATGAACGACCAGCCGGTTCCCCCGCAACCACAGCGCACTCCCGGTGGCGGGGTCGCGATCCCCCGGCCGTTCGTGCCCCCGATCGAGGGCGTACTCTGCGCCCGCGGGCATTTCACCGACCCGCAGGCGACCTACTGCGCCATCTGCGGGATCTCGATGCAGCAGGTGTCGCGCCAGATCACCCGCCGGCCCCGGCCGCCCCTGGGGGTGCTGGTGCTCGACGACGGAACCTCGGTCACGATCGACGGCGACCTGATCATCGGCCGCGACCCGGCGTCCCATCCGGCGGTGACGGCCGGTCACGCCAGGCCCCTGTTCCTCAACGACGACGTTGACGGGGTGTCCCGGGTACACGCCCGGATCACGCTGGTCGACTGGTCGGTGTGCCTCACCGACGAGGACTCGGCCAACGGCACCTACCTGGGGCCCGCCCACGGCGCCGGGCGAACGGTGCGGGGCGAGGAACCGGTCGAACTGACCAGCGGCACGGTCGTCCGGATCGGGCGCCGGACGCTCACGTTCGACGCGTATCACAGTGCCGGCGAGTGA
- a CDS encoding enoyl-CoA hydratase has product MKSVRMEKDGPVRHIVLAAAKRRNALSAVMLDELAEAVARVATDDGARALVVRAEGKAFCAGAEVPGLFGDLNRPTAQIRDDLKRIYASFLGVADLPIPTIAAVQGVAVGAGINLALACDIVIAGPGAQFAVTFADIGLHPGGGASWFLTRRMGADRALAAIIAAETINAETALRSGLVTQVVDDPARVATDLAHQAARRDPGLIRDAKRAVQMSETSELPEVLEFESWAQAATVGRPDFAEFVERFTRR; this is encoded by the coding sequence ATGAAGTCGGTCCGGATGGAGAAGGACGGCCCGGTGCGTCACATCGTGCTGGCCGCGGCCAAACGGCGGAACGCGCTGTCCGCCGTGATGCTCGACGAGCTGGCCGAGGCCGTGGCCCGGGTGGCGACCGACGACGGGGCCCGGGCCCTGGTGGTGCGGGCCGAGGGTAAGGCGTTCTGTGCCGGGGCCGAGGTCCCCGGCCTGTTCGGCGACCTGAACCGGCCCACCGCGCAGATCCGCGACGACCTCAAGCGCATCTACGCCAGCTTTCTGGGAGTGGCCGACCTGCCGATCCCGACCATCGCCGCGGTGCAGGGCGTAGCCGTCGGCGCGGGCATCAACCTGGCTCTGGCCTGTGACATCGTGATCGCCGGGCCGGGTGCCCAGTTCGCCGTCACGTTCGCGGACATCGGCCTGCACCCGGGTGGGGGCGCCAGCTGGTTCCTGACCCGGCGGATGGGCGCCGACCGAGCCCTGGCAGCGATCATCGCGGCCGAGACCATCAACGCCGAGACAGCTCTGCGCAGCGGCCTGGTGACCCAGGTGGTGGACGACCCGGCCCGGGTCGCCACGGACCTCGCCCACCAGGCGGCCCGGCGTGACCCCGGCCTGATCCGCGACGCCAAGCGGGCCGTGCAGATGTCCGAGACCTCCGAGCTGCCCGAGGTGCTGGAGTTCGAGTCGTGGGCCCAGGCCGCCACGGTCGGCCGCCCGGACTTCGCCGAGTTCGTGGAACGCTTCACCCGCCGGTAG
- a CDS encoding LLM class F420-dependent oxidoreductase encodes MRLVIFTEPQQGATYHDLLKVAQCAESAGYDGFFRSDHYLTMGGDGLPGPTDAWVTLAGLAVQTSTIRLGTLVTSGTFRYPGPLAVSVAQVDQMSGGRVELGLGAGWFDAEHSGYGIPFPPVGERFDRLAEQLEIIEGLFTTPVGQTYSFDGQHYQLTDSPALPKPQQEKLPFIVGGKGARRTPALAARFAAEFNTPFVKQDEVGPLFERVRRACAEAGRTNLPVFSSAAVVCVGRDDAELKRRAAAIGRDVEEMRENGGIVGTVNEAVEAIGKYAEQGAERLFLQVLDLADLDQVELIAAEVAPQLA; translated from the coding sequence ATGCGTCTGGTCATCTTCACCGAGCCCCAGCAAGGGGCGACCTATCATGATCTTCTCAAGGTTGCGCAGTGCGCGGAAAGCGCCGGTTACGACGGCTTCTTCCGCTCCGACCACTACCTCACGATGGGTGGCGACGGCCTCCCCGGCCCGACCGACGCCTGGGTGACCCTGGCCGGTCTGGCGGTGCAGACGTCCACCATTCGCCTGGGCACGCTGGTGACCTCGGGCACCTTCCGCTACCCCGGCCCGCTCGCGGTCAGCGTGGCCCAGGTCGACCAGATGAGCGGCGGCCGGGTCGAACTCGGCCTGGGCGCGGGCTGGTTCGACGCCGAGCACTCGGGCTACGGCATCCCGTTCCCGCCGGTCGGTGAGCGCTTCGACCGTCTGGCCGAGCAGCTCGAGATCATCGAGGGCCTGTTCACCACGCCCGTCGGCCAGACCTACAGCTTCGACGGTCAGCACTACCAGCTCACCGACTCCCCCGCGCTGCCCAAGCCGCAGCAGGAGAAGCTGCCGTTCATCGTCGGTGGCAAGGGAGCCAGGCGCACCCCGGCCCTGGCCGCCCGGTTCGCGGCGGAGTTCAACACGCCGTTCGTGAAGCAGGACGAGGTCGGGCCGCTGTTCGAGCGGGTGCGCCGGGCCTGTGCCGAGGCCGGCCGCACGAACCTGCCGGTGTTCTCGTCCGCCGCCGTGGTCTGTGTGGGCCGCGACGACGCCGAGCTGAAGCGCCGGGCCGCCGCGATCGGCCGGGACGTCGAGGAGATGCGCGAGAACGGCGGCATCGTCGGCACCGTGAACGAGGCCGTCGAGGCCATCGGCAAGTACGCCGAGCAGGGGGCTGAGCGCCTGTTCCTGCAGGTGCTCGACCTGGCCGACCTCGACCAGGTGGAACTGATCGCTGCCGAGGTGGCCCCGCAGCTCGCCTGA
- a CDS encoding DUF202 domain-containing protein has protein sequence MVPSWERKLLSEGEAPDPRFTLANERTFLAWIRTSLGLIAGGIGADAFLTDVPDLQRELLSSLLLLMGGALAVAAYRRWWASERAMRSNQPLPLLGAVGLIGYGVGLAALVLVAVVLLAG, from the coding sequence ATGGTGCCTTCCTGGGAGCGCAAACTGCTGTCCGAGGGGGAGGCTCCGGACCCGCGGTTCACCCTGGCCAACGAGCGCACGTTCCTGGCCTGGATCCGCACGTCGCTCGGCCTGATCGCCGGCGGCATCGGTGCGGACGCCTTCCTGACCGACGTCCCCGATCTCCAACGTGAGCTGCTCAGTTCCCTGCTGCTGCTGATGGGTGGCGCGCTCGCCGTCGCGGCCTACCGCCGGTGGTGGGCGAGTGAGCGGGCCATGCGCTCGAACCAGCCCCTGCCCCTGCTCGGCGCGGTGGGACTGATCGGTTACGGCGTGGGCCTGGCCGCGCTGGTGCTGGTGGCCGTCGTGCTGCTGGCCGGCTGA
- a CDS encoding DUF202 domain-containing protein → MARTGDPGLQVERTTLAWMRTSMSFAVVSLLMIRTSRPETVVVAVILALAGLVASAGLGLVQRSRHRDRVTDFNEAVPVHGFRAVAAGTVLTLLLAGAALWCVWS, encoded by the coding sequence ATGGCCCGTACCGGCGACCCGGGCCTGCAGGTGGAGCGCACCACCCTGGCCTGGATGCGCACCTCGATGTCCTTCGCCGTGGTGTCGTTGCTGATGATCCGCACCAGCCGGCCCGAGACCGTGGTCGTGGCCGTGATTCTCGCCCTGGCCGGGCTGGTCGCCAGTGCCGGGCTGGGCCTGGTGCAGCGTTCCCGGCACCGCGACCGGGTGACCGACTTCAACGAGGCCGTCCCGGTGCACGGTTTCCGGGCCGTCGCGGCGGGCACGGTGCTGACCCTGCTCCTGGCCGGGGCCGCGCTCTGGTGCGTCTGGTCGTGA
- a CDS encoding SpoIIE family protein phosphatase, producing MTLPEPDLDECAREPIQYPGSVQPHGVMIVVHPERHTLLTASENLTVFVPGAPSAPGTPAGAVLGEQLWSEVAQRVADDDLLEPVRWIGPAGGPWAGRAVDVLVHHAGPGRLVVELEAVTDVSLGRSVSLSATNTQIARLRMAPDNDAVFDRLVAAVQRVTGFDRVMVYRFDREWNGEVIAERRRPDLEPFLGQQYPAADIPAQARRLYVLNRLRFIVDSHAGAARLVPRAPDDDGGELDLSYAPLRSVSPVHLEYLRGMGVRASMSVSMVRGGILWGLIACHHYDGPLQPSHDERAAADFLVQAAMEIVTTRETTDDATRLAAGQRQVDRLLPVLDQPQLSPVEALATADLALVAGLADADGVMLRHGAVRASWGEVPGAALADRIATALARTEGIPVFTDHLEALRPGLGSDEVAGALVLPLSPGSWILWVKRAVERTVRWAGDPNDKTVTVRADGSARIGPRRSFEVAEEKLRGRSTPWNLWQVQAVTALGTAATAQMRRYERDAVSIVEDLHDALRPAGLPSVPGAELEVRYLPAPEGRFAGDWWDCFELPDGRLALVVGDVTGHGSSVTATMTQLRTALRAYLLEGAPPAETLARLDSLAHLVFRPTLATVVLALYDSTTGELEVARAGHPHPVLARADGAGPLLVTARPPIGLGVEVAPGSWSGTLAPGDSLVLYSDGLSEHRSLSPDEGIQRIADAVAAAGVAGALPLNAVADLLIDSVPAARTDDTTLLIVRRS from the coding sequence GTGACTCTTCCCGAACCCGATCTCGACGAGTGCGCCCGCGAGCCGATCCAGTACCCCGGTTCGGTGCAGCCGCACGGCGTGATGATCGTGGTGCACCCCGAGCGGCACACGCTCCTGACGGCCTCGGAGAACCTCACCGTGTTCGTGCCGGGCGCGCCCTCGGCCCCGGGCACCCCGGCCGGTGCGGTGCTCGGCGAACAGCTGTGGTCGGAGGTGGCGCAGCGCGTCGCGGACGACGACCTGCTGGAACCGGTCCGCTGGATCGGCCCGGCAGGCGGCCCGTGGGCCGGGCGCGCGGTCGACGTGCTGGTGCACCACGCCGGTCCGGGCCGACTGGTCGTGGAGCTGGAGGCCGTGACCGACGTGTCGCTGGGCCGGTCGGTGTCGCTGTCGGCGACGAACACGCAGATCGCCCGGTTGCGGATGGCCCCCGACAACGACGCCGTGTTCGACCGGCTGGTCGCCGCGGTGCAGCGGGTCACCGGTTTCGACCGGGTCATGGTCTACCGCTTCGACCGGGAGTGGAACGGCGAGGTGATCGCCGAGCGGCGCCGCCCCGACCTGGAGCCCTTCCTGGGTCAGCAGTACCCCGCGGCCGACATCCCGGCCCAGGCCCGCCGGCTCTACGTGCTCAACCGGCTGCGCTTCATCGTCGACTCGCACGCCGGTGCGGCCCGGCTCGTGCCCCGGGCCCCCGACGACGACGGGGGTGAGCTCGACCTGTCGTACGCGCCGCTGCGCAGCGTGTCACCCGTGCACCTGGAATACCTGCGGGGCATGGGTGTGCGGGCTTCGATGTCGGTCTCGATGGTGCGGGGCGGGATCCTCTGGGGCCTGATCGCCTGCCACCACTACGACGGGCCGCTGCAGCCCTCGCACGACGAGCGGGCCGCGGCCGACTTCCTGGTGCAGGCCGCGATGGAGATCGTGACCACCCGCGAGACCACCGACGACGCCACCCGGCTGGCGGCCGGTCAGCGTCAGGTCGACCGGCTGCTGCCGGTGCTGGACCAGCCGCAGCTGTCCCCGGTCGAGGCCCTGGCCACCGCCGACCTGGCCCTGGTCGCCGGGCTGGCCGACGCCGACGGGGTGATGCTGCGCCACGGCGCCGTCCGGGCGAGCTGGGGCGAGGTGCCCGGCGCCGCGCTGGCCGACCGGATCGCGACGGCCCTGGCCCGCACCGAGGGGATCCCGGTCTTCACCGACCATCTCGAGGCGCTGCGGCCCGGTCTGGGCAGCGATGAGGTGGCCGGGGCCCTGGTGCTGCCGCTGTCCCCCGGCTCCTGGATCCTCTGGGTGAAGCGGGCCGTGGAACGCACGGTGCGCTGGGCCGGTGACCCGAACGACAAGACCGTCACGGTGCGCGCCGACGGTAGCGCCCGGATCGGCCCGCGCCGGTCGTTCGAGGTCGCCGAGGAGAAGCTGCGCGGCCGCAGCACCCCCTGGAACCTGTGGCAGGTGCAGGCCGTGACGGCGCTGGGCACCGCCGCCACCGCCCAGATGCGCCGCTACGAGCGCGACGCCGTCAGCATCGTCGAGGACCTGCACGACGCGCTGCGCCCGGCCGGGCTGCCCTCGGTACCGGGCGCCGAGCTGGAGGTGCGCTACCTGCCCGCCCCGGAGGGCCGGTTCGCGGGCGACTGGTGGGACTGCTTCGAGCTGCCCGACGGCCGGCTGGCCCTGGTGGTCGGTGACGTCACCGGGCACGGCAGCTCGGTCACCGCGACGATGACCCAGCTGCGCACGGCCCTGCGTGCGTACCTGCTGGAAGGCGCTCCCCCGGCCGAGACCCTGGCGCGGCTGGACTCCCTGGCCCACCTGGTCTTCCGCCCCACCCTGGCCACGGTGGTGCTGGCCCTCTACGACTCCACCACCGGGGAGCTCGAGGTGGCCCGGGCCGGGCACCCGCACCCGGTGCTCGCGCGGGCCGACGGCGCCGGGCCTCTCCTGGTCACGGCCCGGCCCCCGATCGGTCTCGGGGTGGAGGTGGCGCCCGGGTCGTGGTCGGGCACCCTGGCCCCGGGCGATTCCCTGGTGCTGTACTCCGACGGGCTGAGCGAGCACCGGTCGCTGAGCCCGGACGAGGGCATCCAGCGCATCGCCGACGCGGTCGCAGCAGCCGGGGTGGCCGGGGCGCTGCCGCTGAACGCGGTGGCCGACCTGCTCATCGACTCGGTCCCGGCGGCCCGCACCGACGACACCACCCTGCTGATCGTGCGCCGCAGCTAG
- a CDS encoding biliverdin-producing heme oxygenase, producing MTNTPGGHGIEALRTATRATHERLDALVDLRAWDQATHRWWLQRMLGLHEPLERDLGSWYDGHAASGEDAPDVPSRRRAGAIASDLRSLGLTDEEVRNLPRSPLPPAPTTRGQALGRLYVLDGSALGGSVIARHAVANGVPHDACTSLAHDPGRIASWRETKALLDDLTPAELAEAVLAASELFAVFEAWLLTPTSDGRTSQQ from the coding sequence GTGACCAACACCCCCGGCGGCCACGGGATCGAGGCCCTGCGCACGGCCACCCGCGCGACCCACGAGCGGCTGGACGCCCTCGTCGACCTGCGCGCCTGGGACCAGGCCACGCACCGGTGGTGGCTGCAGCGCATGCTGGGCCTGCACGAACCTCTCGAGCGCGATCTCGGGTCCTGGTACGACGGGCACGCCGCCTCCGGTGAGGACGCGCCCGACGTGCCCTCCCGCCGCCGGGCCGGGGCCATCGCGTCCGACCTGCGCTCGCTCGGCCTGACCGACGAGGAGGTGCGCAACCTGCCCCGCAGTCCGCTGCCCCCCGCCCCGACGACGCGGGGGCAGGCCCTGGGCCGGCTCTACGTGCTCGACGGTTCCGCCCTGGGTGGCTCGGTCATCGCCCGGCACGCCGTCGCCAACGGCGTTCCCCACGACGCCTGCACCAGCCTGGCCCACGACCCCGGCCGGATCGCGAGCTGGCGCGAGACCAAGGCCCTCCTCGACGACCTGACCCCCGCCGAGCTGGCCGAGGCCGTGCTCGCGGCGTCCGAGCTGTTCGCGGTCTTCGAGGCCTGGCTGCTCACCCCGACCTCCGACGGCAGGACCTCTCAGCAGTGA
- a CDS encoding STAS domain-containing protein has product MSRNHQDHQASGQQENAPGDVVVFSQGDQTLVILYGDVDVRVSEDLEYAGRFSIDAGRRTVMDVRQVTMMDSVGVSFVVRLAAGLRAAGTELLLQGPSRRVSELISLVGANDLTRWLPEETQAAARVVEQS; this is encoded by the coding sequence GTGTCCCGGAACCATCAGGACCACCAGGCCTCGGGGCAGCAGGAGAACGCCCCTGGTGACGTAGTCGTGTTCTCGCAGGGCGATCAGACGCTGGTCATCCTCTACGGGGATGTCGACGTGCGCGTCAGTGAAGACCTGGAGTACGCGGGGCGGTTCTCCATCGACGCCGGCCGGCGCACGGTGATGGATGTGCGACAGGTCACAATGATGGATTCTGTCGGCGTCTCGTTCGTGGTGAGGCTGGCCGCGGGTCTGCGCGCCGCCGGCACGGAGCTCCTGCTGCAGGGGCCCTCGCGTCGGGTGTCCGAGCTGATCAGCCTGGTCGGGGCCAATGACCTCACCCGGTGGCTACCGGAGGAGACGCAGGCCGCCGCCCGGGTGGTGGAGCAGTCATGA
- a CDS encoding ATP-binding protein, which yields MSAAVLTQARPPAGFWAQRLDWEIDSFDGSVEARTQARDAVAAAGGSGHASHPSGHVFSAASERVAMTMGELTVNGLRHGGPPVTASLSRGPQGWLLVVADKAADRVPVPPGADLTAVGGLGLRLVISMSVEVGWCVEKDRKLVWALVGDMPSPSLMHRLDQATS from the coding sequence ATGAGCGCCGCGGTGCTCACGCAGGCCAGGCCCCCGGCCGGGTTCTGGGCCCAGCGGCTCGACTGGGAGATCGACTCGTTCGACGGCTCGGTCGAGGCCCGCACCCAGGCCCGTGACGCAGTGGCTGCCGCCGGCGGGTCGGGTCACGCTTCCCACCCCTCCGGGCACGTCTTCTCGGCGGCCAGCGAGCGGGTGGCCATGACCATGGGCGAGCTCACGGTCAACGGCCTGCGCCACGGTGGCCCGCCGGTCACGGCATCGCTGTCCCGGGGCCCTCAGGGCTGGCTGCTCGTGGTCGCCGACAAGGCCGCCGATCGCGTGCCGGTGCCGCCCGGCGCCGACCTGACCGCCGTGGGGGGGCTCGGGCTGCGCCTGGTGATCTCCATGTCCGTCGAGGTCGGCTGGTGTGTCGAGAAAGACCGCAAACTGGTCTGGGCGCTGGTGGGCGACATGCCCTCACCGAGCCTCATGCACCGGCTCGACCAGGCCACCTCTTAG
- a CDS encoding LysR family transcriptional regulator ArgP, with protein sequence MRFQRDHLETLLAAVDEGTFDAAAARLNITASAVSQRVKAMEQAAGRILLRRTTPIRPTADGEVVVRHARQAALLEEETARALAGTGHTGVPSIPLAVNADSLATWFLGALAGVLDDTAVVFDLHREDQDRTSDLLRSGTVMAAVTAESAPVQGCSSVRLGTMRYHAVASPDFVSRHLKGEAGTAGLDGVPLVDFDRQDSLQQAFLRTAVGHDPRSPRHYVPTSEDFARAVRTGFGWGMLPEQQCLEDLAAGRLVALAPERPASVELHWQRWKLQSAVLDRVTAAVCATAARELLQY encoded by the coding sequence ATGCGCTTTCAGCGGGACCACCTGGAGACCCTGCTCGCGGCGGTGGACGAGGGAACGTTCGACGCGGCCGCGGCCCGCCTGAACATCACCGCGAGTGCCGTGTCGCAGCGGGTCAAGGCGATGGAGCAGGCGGCGGGGCGCATCCTGCTGCGGCGCACCACCCCGATCCGGCCCACCGCCGACGGCGAGGTGGTGGTGCGGCACGCCCGGCAGGCTGCTCTGCTGGAGGAGGAGACCGCGCGGGCCCTGGCCGGCACCGGCCACACCGGCGTGCCCTCGATCCCCCTCGCGGTCAACGCCGACTCGCTGGCCACCTGGTTCCTGGGGGCGCTGGCCGGCGTGCTGGACGACACGGCGGTGGTCTTCGACCTGCACCGCGAAGACCAGGACCGCACCTCCGACCTGCTCCGCTCAGGTACCGTGATGGCGGCCGTCACGGCGGAATCGGCTCCGGTACAAGGTTGTTCATCGGTGCGACTGGGCACGATGCGATACCACGCGGTGGCCTCACCGGACTTCGTCAGCCGGCATCTGAAAGGTGAGGCGGGAACCGCCGGCCTGGACGGCGTCCCCCTGGTGGACTTCGACCGTCAGGACAGCCTGCAACAAGCGTTCCTGCGCACCGCCGTGGGGCACGACCCCCGATCACCGCGGCACTACGTGCCCACCTCGGAAGATTTCGCCCGGGCGGTGAGAACCGGTTTCGGCTGGGGGATGCTGCCCGAGCAGCAGTGTCTGGAGGATCTGGCGGCCGGCCGGCTCGTGGCACTCGCGCCGGAACGCCCTGCGAGCGTCGAACTGCACTGGCAGCGCTGGAAACTGCAGTCTGCGGTGCTCGACCGGGTGACCGCCGCGGTATGCGCGACCGCCGCCCGGGAACTGTTGCAGTACTAA
- a CDS encoding LysE/ArgO family amino acid transporter, translating into MHLMPAVFGLMTGLSLIVAIGSQNAYLLRLGIAGSTRVVLPAVVVCAVSDAVLILAGVLGVGALVQSTPQALTVIRVVGAAFLITYALMAARRVIRPDGGALEAGDVREAAPGAGARRAVLTMLALTWLNPHVYLDTVVMLGSIANGQPQGRWWWVAGAVAASVIWFTALGFGARLLRPVFSRPVAWRVLDAFVAIVMLTLGLRIALGV; encoded by the coding sequence ATGCACCTGATGCCCGCCGTATTCGGCCTGATGACCGGACTGAGCCTGATCGTCGCGATCGGCTCCCAGAACGCCTACCTGCTGCGTCTGGGGATCGCCGGGTCGACGCGGGTCGTGCTGCCGGCCGTGGTGGTCTGCGCGGTCTCCGACGCGGTGCTGATCCTGGCCGGGGTACTGGGGGTGGGCGCCCTGGTGCAGAGCACGCCGCAGGCCCTGACGGTGATCCGGGTGGTGGGCGCCGCCTTCCTGATCACCTACGCCCTGATGGCGGCCCGGCGGGTGATCCGGCCGGACGGTGGGGCCCTGGAGGCGGGGGACGTGCGGGAGGCGGCCCCGGGTGCGGGGGCCCGCCGGGCGGTGCTGACGATGCTGGCCCTGACCTGGCTCAACCCGCACGTCTACCTGGACACCGTGGTCATGCTCGGGTCGATCGCCAACGGCCAGCCGCAGGGGCGCTGGTGGTGGGTGGCCGGGGCCGTTGCCGCCAGCGTGATCTGGTTCACCGCGCTGGGTTTCGGGGCCCGCCTGCTACGGCCGGTGTTCTCCCGGCCGGTCGCCTGGCGGGTGCTGGACGCCTTCGTCGCCATCGTGATGCTGACCCTGGGCCTCCGGATCGCCCTCGGCGTCTAG
- the pcaC gene encoding 4-carboxymuconolactone decarboxylase, which produces MDAGTAVRREVLGDAHVDRATAAATALTTEFQDFITDYAWGGIWTRPGLDRRSRSMITLTALIARGHHEELAMHVRAARRIGLTVDEIKEVILQNAIYCGVPDANTAFRIAQQVLDAEGDPEAQGQHHDGDEGVQHPPGDRPGEHRP; this is translated from the coding sequence ATCGACGCCGGCACCGCCGTGCGGCGCGAGGTACTGGGCGATGCGCACGTCGACCGCGCGACCGCGGCGGCCACCGCTCTGACAACCGAGTTCCAGGATTTCATCACCGATTACGCGTGGGGCGGCATCTGGACCCGGCCCGGCCTGGACCGGCGCAGCCGTTCGATGATCACCCTCACCGCGCTGATCGCCCGCGGCCATCATGAGGAACTGGCGATGCATGTGCGGGCCGCGCGGCGCATCGGCCTCACGGTGGACGAGATCAAGGAGGTCATCCTCCAGAACGCCATCTATTGCGGCGTTCCCGACGCGAACACGGCGTTCCGCATCGCCCAGCAGGTGCTAGACGCCGAGGGCGATCCGGAGGCCCAGGGTCAGCATCACGATGGCGACGAAGGCGTCCAGCACCCGCCAGGCGACCGGCCGGGAGAACACCGGCCGTAG
- a CDS encoding lyase family protein, which yields MTIFWPGDERAGALMSPAALLTAMIRVEQVWLDGLVTAGIAPARAAGRLTIGMADADGLASAVAAGTEAGGNPVIPLTRWLRSMLEGDAALWVHRGLTSQDVMDTALALCLRDVLERVREELDTQILALAALAGEHRNTAMAGRTLTQHAVPTSFGLKVAQWLTALLDARDALDRLPALKVQLGGAAGTLSAVLELARGSGSADPGRTVRGLLEGTADGLGLAWAPPWHTARGPVTAAGDVLVGACDAWGRIARDVIVLGRPEIGELAEPSVAGRGGSSTMAQKQNPVLSVLIRRTALSAPQWGATLHLAAAEAVDERPDGSWHTEWPALRSLSRATVSAAGQASELLTGLRVDPHRMLVNLEAAGPAILAEQASMRELSGSTPGSDPRDYLGLTGLLVDDVLQRALTSAASTLPSAATAGSTLTSGGNRGS from the coding sequence GTGACGATCTTCTGGCCCGGCGACGAGCGCGCGGGCGCGCTGATGTCCCCTGCCGCACTGCTCACCGCCATGATCCGGGTCGAACAGGTCTGGCTGGACGGGCTGGTCACCGCGGGGATCGCGCCGGCCCGGGCGGCGGGTCGCCTGACGATCGGCATGGCGGACGCGGACGGGCTCGCCTCCGCGGTCGCGGCGGGCACCGAGGCCGGGGGCAATCCGGTCATCCCGCTGACGCGGTGGCTGCGCTCGATGCTGGAGGGTGACGCGGCCCTGTGGGTGCACCGCGGCCTGACCAGCCAGGACGTCATGGACACGGCCCTGGCCCTGTGCCTGCGCGACGTGCTGGAGCGGGTGCGCGAGGAACTGGACACCCAGATCCTCGCGCTGGCGGCCCTGGCCGGCGAGCACCGCAACACCGCGATGGCCGGGCGCACCCTGACCCAGCACGCCGTGCCGACCTCGTTCGGGCTGAAGGTCGCTCAGTGGCTCACCGCGCTGCTCGACGCGCGCGACGCCCTCGACCGCCTGCCGGCCCTGAAGGTCCAGCTCGGCGGGGCCGCGGGCACGCTCAGTGCTGTCCTCGAGCTGGCGCGGGGCAGCGGCTCGGCCGATCCCGGACGCACGGTGCGCGGGCTGCTCGAGGGCACGGCCGACGGGCTCGGCCTGGCCTGGGCACCGCCGTGGCACACCGCGCGGGGCCCGGTCACGGCCGCCGGCGACGTGCTGGTCGGCGCGTGCGACGCCTGGGGCCGGATCGCCCGCGACGTGATCGTGCTGGGGCGCCCGGAGATCGGCGAGCTGGCCGAGCCGAGTGTGGCCGGGCGCGGGGGCTCCTCGACGATGGCGCAGAAGCAGAACCCGGTGCTGTCGGTGCTGATCCGCCGCACCGCGCTGAGCGCCCCGCAGTGGGGAGCCACGCTGCACCTGGCCGCGGCCGAGGCCGTCGACGAGCGGCCCGACGGTTCCTGGCACACCGAATGGCCCGCCCTGCGCTCCCTGTCCCGGGCCACCGTGTCCGCCGCCGGGCAGGCCAGCGAACTACTGACCGGCCTGCGGGTGGACCCGCACCGGATGCTGGTGAACCTCGAGGCCGCGGGCCCGGCGATCCTGGCCGAGCAGGCCAGCATGCGCGAGCTGTCCGGGAGCACCCCCGGCAGCGATCCCCGCGACTACCTGGGCCTGACCGGACTGCTGGTGGACGACGTCCTCCAGCGGGCCCTGACATCGGCTGCATCGACCCTGCCATCGGCTGCAACGGCTGGATCGACCCTGACCTCCGGAGGAAACCGTGGATCGTGA